The following are from one region of the Pelagibius sp. CAU 1746 genome:
- the cas6 gene encoding CRISPR system precrRNA processing endoribonuclease RAMP protein Cas6, producing MDLVGGDAVNQRLLAPKQAVSGEVLAALWSFEQTVVVLPGLGALQNAGNLLQKVRGAFGDALLAGASEPVRAHQPCNWHPPCAAEVFFGRKPCLRVAAHDSEIPKPFVLSSERVNQDLHVKLAVFGFASAWARATSLALAEALRNRVLWAKMAKDLSVFLPKRIELGSMRSCGCHGLGLGSAPAALRMDFHSPVDAERGSAFEQPEILLRRLLRRVALLARWHDVDLEADWDALEKAIGGIQVNFLDYAGPADGRARRRGGHRLKNRLIELPSLELSGDIHLLWPYIAIGETAHIGRGASLGLGRYRLTPA from the coding sequence TTGGATCTTGTAGGCGGCGATGCGGTCAACCAGCGGCTTCTGGCCCCCAAACAGGCGGTATCGGGCGAAGTCCTGGCAGCCCTGTGGTCGTTCGAGCAGACGGTCGTGGTCCTACCGGGACTAGGCGCCCTGCAGAATGCCGGCAATCTTCTCCAGAAGGTGCGTGGTGCTTTCGGGGACGCTCTCCTTGCCGGCGCTTCGGAACCTGTACGGGCGCACCAGCCCTGCAATTGGCACCCGCCCTGCGCCGCCGAGGTGTTCTTTGGCCGCAAACCCTGCCTGCGTGTTGCGGCGCATGACAGCGAGATACCCAAGCCTTTCGTCCTGTCCAGCGAGCGAGTGAATCAAGATCTGCATGTGAAGCTCGCGGTCTTCGGTTTTGCATCTGCCTGGGCGCGCGCCACAAGCCTCGCGCTTGCCGAGGCGCTGCGTAACCGGGTGCTCTGGGCGAAGATGGCAAAGGATCTTTCGGTGTTCCTGCCGAAACGGATAGAACTGGGCAGCATGCGTAGCTGCGGTTGCCATGGCCTCGGACTGGGTAGCGCTCCTGCCGCCCTGAGAATGGATTTCCATTCGCCTGTCGATGCAGAGAGAGGTTCGGCATTCGAGCAGCCGGAGATTCTCCTGCGTCGCCTGCTTCGCCGTGTCGCTCTTCTTGCCCGCTGGCATGATGTCGATCTCGAGGCCGATTGGGATGCGCTCGAGAAAGCCATCGGCGGCATTCAAGTAAACTTTCTGGATTATGCCGGACCTGCCGACGGTCGTGCCCGGCGGCGTGGTGGGCACCGATTGAAGAACCGGCTCATCGAACTACCGTCTCTGGAACTCTCCGGCGATATTCACCTGCTCTGGCCCTATATTGCCATCGGGGAGACGGCACACATCGGCCGTGGCGCATCGCTCGGGCTTGGCCGCTACCGACTGACGCCGGCCTGA
- the cas2 gene encoding CRISPR-associated endonuclease Cas2 — MSETVLTIVICYDVVSAGPRRRIAKLLEERMVRVQQSVFEARMTARAANRLFDRARRMAEEEDSLRMYVLPRDGLTRSRAAGGAPLPEEGSFWIL; from the coding sequence ATGTCCGAAACGGTCCTGACCATCGTCATCTGCTATGATGTGGTGAGCGCCGGACCGCGGCGCCGGATCGCGAAGCTGCTGGAGGAGCGCATGGTTCGGGTGCAGCAATCCGTCTTCGAGGCCAGGATGACGGCGAGGGCGGCGAACCGCCTCTTCGATCGGGCCAGGAGGATGGCCGAGGAGGAGGACTCCCTGCGCATGTATGTGCTGCCCAGAGACGGGCTGACCCGCAGCCGCGCCGCCGGCGGCGCGCCCCTGCCGGAAGAGGGGTCGTTTTGGATCTTGTAG
- the cas1 gene encoding CRISPR-associated endonuclease Cas1, giving the protein MMARQRKRPASHGPREPRLCDADLFDEAVALERLESAWAKVWSNAGAAGGDGISVKAFFPGAAQRLRRLAEALRDGRYRPGPLRHLDIPKPGGGLRPLAIPCVVDRIAQTAAADVLTPLLDAEFEPASFAYRPGRSVQQAVQQIARAREDGFTWVVDADIERYFETIPHDELIARWRDSVSDGPLTELIWTWISHAAPQGRGLAQGSPLSPLLANLYLDRLDEAFYDKGTRLVRFADDFVVLCRSSGGAEEAMAKVEGLLAERGLALNRQKSRIADFNRGFRFLGQLFVRSMVMKQAPEDADAEAVDRVLRRIARHDSAAEADAAAEQADEDRQEALGYSPGLRNLHIRTPDRRLGVRNEAFCVEQGEGQPGADVSWREVIAIPHQDVDRIDLAPRVPVTEQALRHALATDTMVAHVDGRGRTLGWTSSSLAPRAGRHMAQAAAYLDPDRRLALARRYVDARLRNQRAVLRRIVAGRQSVPPPVQDALVALNSLIGRGAKGPLYAAPDIAFLMGKEGEGTARWWRAVSVLAPAGFTFAQRDREGQDAANICLNFLAWLLARDVSVAVMRAGLHPGFGALHAVSDHRDACVFDMMEIYRAHLVGGLFVYCASRRFVRGDMFTQQESGLRMNRAAGDALIRAYEARVNGRIKSPVRGRRITWRRLMVEQAFALAAHLEDGRDFEPYVMDY; this is encoded by the coding sequence ATGATGGCCAGGCAACGCAAGCGGCCTGCCAGCCACGGCCCCCGCGAGCCGCGGCTCTGCGATGCCGACCTCTTCGACGAGGCCGTGGCCCTGGAGCGACTGGAGAGCGCCTGGGCCAAGGTGTGGTCCAACGCCGGCGCGGCGGGTGGCGACGGCATATCTGTGAAGGCCTTCTTCCCCGGCGCGGCGCAGCGGCTGCGCCGCCTCGCAGAGGCGCTGCGCGACGGCCGCTACCGGCCGGGCCCGCTGCGCCATCTGGACATCCCCAAACCCGGTGGCGGACTGCGGCCCCTTGCCATTCCTTGCGTCGTCGACCGCATCGCGCAGACCGCGGCAGCGGACGTCCTGACGCCGCTGCTGGACGCGGAGTTCGAGCCGGCCAGTTTCGCCTATAGGCCGGGCCGCTCTGTGCAGCAGGCGGTGCAGCAGATTGCACGCGCCCGGGAAGACGGCTTCACCTGGGTAGTCGATGCGGATATTGAGCGCTACTTCGAGACCATTCCCCATGACGAACTGATCGCGCGCTGGCGTGACTCGGTCAGCGACGGACCGCTAACGGAGTTGATCTGGACCTGGATCTCCCATGCGGCACCGCAGGGGCGCGGCTTGGCGCAGGGTTCCCCGCTGTCGCCCCTTCTGGCCAACCTCTACCTCGATCGCCTGGACGAGGCGTTCTATGACAAGGGAACGCGGCTGGTTCGGTTTGCCGACGACTTCGTCGTTCTCTGCCGCAGCAGCGGCGGGGCGGAAGAGGCCATGGCCAAGGTCGAGGGACTGCTCGCCGAACGCGGGCTGGCGCTGAACCGGCAGAAGAGCCGTATCGCCGATTTCAATCGCGGTTTCAGGTTCCTGGGACAGTTGTTCGTGCGCTCCATGGTGATGAAACAGGCGCCTGAGGATGCCGACGCCGAAGCCGTCGACAGGGTGCTGCGGCGCATCGCGCGCCACGACAGTGCGGCGGAGGCGGATGCGGCGGCCGAGCAGGCCGACGAGGACCGCCAGGAGGCGCTCGGCTATTCCCCCGGCTTGCGCAACCTGCATATCAGGACGCCGGACCGCCGCTTGGGTGTTCGCAACGAGGCCTTCTGCGTGGAGCAGGGCGAAGGACAGCCGGGGGCAGACGTGTCCTGGCGGGAAGTGATCGCGATCCCGCACCAGGACGTCGACCGGATCGATCTGGCCCCCCGCGTGCCGGTGACCGAGCAGGCGCTGCGCCATGCGCTGGCCACGGACACCATGGTGGCGCACGTGGACGGCCGCGGCAGGACGCTGGGCTGGACCAGTTCCAGTCTCGCGCCGCGTGCCGGCCGGCACATGGCGCAGGCGGCAGCCTACCTGGACCCTGACCGGCGGCTCGCCCTCGCGCGCCGCTATGTCGATGCAAGACTGCGCAATCAGCGCGCCGTGCTGCGGCGCATCGTAGCAGGGCGCCAGTCGGTACCGCCGCCCGTGCAGGACGCCCTGGTCGCGCTGAACAGCCTGATCGGGCGCGGTGCCAAGGGCCCCCTCTACGCTGCACCGGACATCGCATTTCTCATGGGCAAAGAAGGCGAAGGAACGGCCCGGTGGTGGCGGGCGGTCAGCGTCCTGGCGCCTGCGGGCTTCACCTTCGCACAGCGTGATCGGGAGGGGCAGGACGCCGCGAACATCTGCCTGAACTTTCTGGCCTGGCTGCTGGCCCGCGACGTGTCGGTGGCGGTCATGCGCGCCGGCCTGCATCCGGGCTTCGGCGCCCTGCACGCGGTGTCGGACCACCGGGATGCCTGCGTCTTCGATATGATGGAGATCTACCGCGCGCATCTCGTGGGCGGCCTGTTCGTCTACTGCGCCAGCCGGCGTTTCGTGCGGGGTGACATGTTCACCCAGCAGGAGTCCGGCCTTCGCATGAACCGGGCGGCGGGCGATGCCCTGATCCGCGCCTACGAGGCCCGGGTGAACGGCAGGATCAAGAGCCCTGTGCGCGGCCGCCGAATCACCTGGCGCCGGCTGATGGTGGAGCAGGCCTTTGCCTTGGCGGCGCACCTGGAAGACGGCAGGGATTTCGAACCCTACGTCATGGACTACTAG